Proteins encoded in a region of the Populus nigra chromosome 3, ddPopNigr1.1, whole genome shotgun sequence genome:
- the LOC133689190 gene encoding mitochondrial import inner membrane translocase subunit TIM14-1 yields the protein MATPLIMGMAVAATAYAGRYGIQAWQAFKARPPTARMRKFYEGGFQSVMTRREAALILGVRESTAADKVKEAHRRVMVANHPDAGGSHYLASKINEAKDILLGKTKGGGSAF from the exons ATG GCTACACCATTGATAATGGGAATGGCAGTAGCAGCTACGGCATATGCTGGCAGATATGGCATCCAGGCTTGGCAGGCATTCAAAGCAAGGCCTCCAACTGCTAGAATGCGTAAATTTTATGAAGGTGGTTTTCAATCTGTCATGACGAGGAGAGAAGCAGCTCTAATACTTGGAGTAAG GGAAAGTACTGCAGCAGACAAGGTCAAGGAAGCACATAGGAGGGTGATGGTCGCAAACCATCCAGATGCAGGCGGAAGCCATTACCTTGCTTCTAAAATAAATGAAGCAAAGGATATCTTACTTGGAAAAACAAAGGGTGGTGGATCTGCATTTTAG
- the LOC133689189 gene encoding uncharacterized protein LOC133689189, which produces MAEMEGGEGVNTWADELASLMEDSGIRYTGEPIDMTAPPPLPPIFAATGIMGSETEMERERESLKEQVTGFLKSWGEMVVDLGKGCKDIVTQSNLVTEDSFIVRKFGKPMAKASARLKFLNEFLPEDRDPALAWPVILFVFVLALAALSINSTDDSLVPSVKKMRVHPPSANRIPLPDGRHMAYLEQGVPADRARFSVIVPHSFLSSRLAGIPGVRTSLLQEFGVRLITYDLPGFGESDPHAIRNLNSSAMDMLYLADAAGVNGKFWVLSYSSGSMHSWAALRYIPDRIAGAGMFAPLINPYEPSMTKEEMRRTWDQWSSRRKLLYFLARKFPKFLAYFYHRSFLSGNHGQIDKWMSQSLGKKDEILIKEPMFEEFWHRDVEESTRQGSTKSFIEEAVLQVSNWGFSIADLQVQRKCQRNGFLLWLWSMYSQAECELVGFLGPIHIWQGMDDQVVPPSMIDYISRVLPGANLHKLPNEGHFSYYFFCDECHRRIFSTLFGDALGPLDKVEIDGTSFEAEVGEVSSTTNSVGK; this is translated from the exons ATGGCGGAGATGGAAGGAGGTGAAGGGGTGAACACGTGGGCAGACGAGCTAGCTAGTTTAATGGAGGACAGTGGAATCCGATATACCGGAGAGCCAATTGATATGACGGCACCGCCACCGCTACCGCCGATATTCGCTGCAACAGGAATAATGGGATCGGAGACGGAAATGGAAAGGGAAAGGGAGAGTTTGAAGGAGCAAGTGACGGGGTTTTTGAAGTCGTGGGGAGAGATGGTGGTGGATTTAGGGAAAGGATGTAAAGATATAGTGACGCAAAGTAATTTGGTGACCGAAGATTCGTTTATTGTGCGAAAATTTGGAAAGCCAATGGCTAAAGCGTCGGCCAGattaaagtttttgaacgaGTTTTTGCCTGAGGATCGGGACCCTGCTCTAGCTTGGCCTGTCATTCTCTTCGTATTTGTTCTCGCTCTTGCAg CACTAAGTATAAATAGCACAGATGATAGCTTGGTTCCGTCGGTAAAGAAAATGCGTGTACATCCGCCTAGTGCTAATCGCATACCGCTTCCTGATGGTCGGCACATGGCTTATCTCGAGCAAGGTGTTCCGGCCGACAGAGCTAGATTTTCTGTGATTGTTCCgcattcttttctttcctctcgACTCGCAG GTATACCTGGAGTCAGAACATCACTGCTTCAAGAGTTTGGTGTTCGCTTGATCACGTATGACCTTCCTGGTTTTGGAGAGAGCGATCCTCATGCCATCAGAAATCTTAACTCCTCGGCAATGGATATGCTCTACCTAGCTGATGCTGCTGGTGTTAATGGAAAGTTTTGGGTGCTGAGTTACTCAAGCGGAAGCATGCACTCTTGGGCTGCACTTAGATACATTCCAGACAGAATTGCTG GCGCTGGCATGTTTGCTCCATTGATTAATCCATATGAGCCAAGCATGACAAAGGAAGAGATGAGAAGAACATGGGATCAGTGGTCCTCAAGAAGGAAGCTATTGTATTTCTTAGCTCGGAAATTTCCGAAGTTCCTCGCTTATTTTTATCACCGAAGCTTCCTGTCTGGAAATCATGGTCAAATTGATAAGTGGATGTCTCAATCACTTGGAAAGAAG GATGAAATTCTGATCAAGGAGCCAATGTTTGAGGAGTTTTGGCATAGGGATGTCGAGGAGTCGACACGCCAAGGGAGTACAAAATCATTCATTGAGGAAGCTGTGCTACAGGTGTCAAACTGGGGTTTCAGCATAGCAGATCTTCAGGTGCAGAGGAAGTGCCAGAGGAATGGCTTTCTTCTTTGGCTCTGGTCCATGTACAGTCAGGCAGAGTGTGAATTGGTGGGATTTCTTGGTCCAATACACATATGGCAG GGTATGGATGATCAAGTAGTGCCGCCATCAATGATTGATTACATAAGCCGGGTTCTACCAGGGGCCAACTTGCATAAGCTCCCAAATGAAGGCCACTTTTCGTACTACTTTTTCTGTGACGAATGCCACAGACGGATATTCTCTACTCTTTTTGGAGATGCTCTAGGTCCTCTTGACAAGGTGGAAATCGATGGAACTTCATTTGAAGCAGAGGTGGGAGAAGTATCATCCACTACAAATTCTGTCGGGAAATGA